In a genomic window of uncultured Flavobacterium sp.:
- a CDS encoding CPBP family intramembrane metalloprotease, producing MFLEQGIKPENVFWKYLIGSVFIITASFIGQIPFSIAVYFGYNGKDAFPTNSDAALKIFEPNLTLFLVMISFAFALAGVWFVVKYLHHQTLLSVTTSRKKIDWNRILFSFGLWSFFSILSFLFLYFQSPENFVWNFKLVPFLILVVIGSILIPIQTSTEEYVFRGYLMQGFANLAQNRWFPLIMTSFIFGSMHWFNPEVTKMGNIIMIYYIGTGLFLGIITLMDEGMELALGFHAANNLIGALLVTSDWSVFQTNSIFKDMSEPSAGFDVILPVVVVYPILLFIFSKKYNWTNWKERLTGEINVLQSTN from the coding sequence ATGTTTTTAGAACAAGGAATTAAGCCTGAAAATGTTTTTTGGAAATATTTGATAGGATCAGTTTTTATTATTACGGCTTCATTCATCGGGCAGATTCCTTTTTCAATAGCGGTTTATTTTGGATATAATGGCAAAGACGCTTTTCCAACGAATAGTGATGCGGCTTTGAAAATTTTTGAGCCAAATCTAACATTGTTTTTGGTGATGATATCTTTTGCATTTGCCCTTGCCGGAGTTTGGTTTGTGGTAAAATATCTGCACCATCAAACGCTTTTGTCTGTCACAACTTCAAGAAAAAAAATAGATTGGAATCGTATTTTGTTTTCGTTCGGTTTATGGTCTTTCTTTTCTATCTTGAGTTTTTTATTTCTTTATTTTCAATCACCGGAGAATTTTGTTTGGAATTTTAAATTAGTTCCGTTCTTGATTTTGGTTGTGATTGGATCGATATTAATTCCTATTCAAACAAGTACCGAAGAATATGTTTTTAGAGGTTATTTGATGCAGGGATTTGCCAATTTGGCTCAAAATAGATGGTTTCCACTTATTATGACGTCATTTATATTTGGTTCAATGCATTGGTTTAATCCTGAAGTGACCAAAATGGGAAATATTATTATGATCTATTATATTGGAACGGGTTTGTTTTTAGGAATAATCACGCTTATGGATGAAGGAATGGAATTAGCTTTAGGATTTCATGCGGCAAACAATTTGATTGGAGCTTTGTTGGTTACATCAGATTGGTCGGTTTTTCAGACAAATTCGATCTTTAAAGATATGTCTGAGCCTTCAGCAGGTTTTGATGTGATTTTGCCAGTTGTAGTAGTTTACCCTATTTTGCTTTTTATTTTTAGTAAAAAATACAACTGGACCAATTGGAAAGAAAGATTAACGGGTGAAATAAATGTTTTACAATCAACAAATTAA
- a CDS encoding sensor of ECF-type sigma factor, with protein MKIKKILPIILFLVSFSFYAQNGKIDEKREKIKAYKVSFLTTELELSSTEAEKFWPIYNAYDDKQFELRHQKMKTYLQRLDDDNINSITEKEAASLLSQMEATDKELYLLRVKYNSDVKKILSAKKILKLKKSEDDFNRKLLKQYRDKAGKD; from the coding sequence ATGAAAATCAAAAAAATACTTCCGATAATTCTGTTTTTAGTAAGCTTTTCTTTTTATGCTCAAAACGGAAAAATAGATGAGAAACGTGAAAAAATTAAGGCTTATAAAGTCTCTTTTTTAACAACTGAATTAGAATTATCTTCTACTGAAGCTGAGAAGTTCTGGCCGATTTATAATGCTTATGACGATAAACAATTCGAATTGAGACATCAGAAAATGAAAACGTATTTACAACGATTAGATGATGACAATATCAATTCGATTACCGAGAAAGAAGCTGCATCATTACTTTCTCAAATGGAAGCCACTGATAAAGAATTATATCTTTTAAGAGTCAAATATAACTCAGATGTAAAAAAGATACTTTCGGCAAAAAAGATATTGAAGCTAAAAAAATCTGAAGACGATTTTAATCGAAAATTGTTAAAACAATATCGAGATAAAGCAGGAAAAGATTAA
- a CDS encoding sigma-70 family RNA polymerase sigma factor, whose translation MIDEKEFIQQLLDPKTQNIAFQKLLSEYQKPLYSHIRNIVLNHDDTDDVLQNTFVKVYQYLKNFKGESKLFSWMYRIATNEALTFLNQKAKLNGITSEALQNKTIDNLKADVYFDGDEIQIKLQKAIITLPEKQQLVFKMKYFEELKYEEIAEILGTSVGALKASYHHAVKKIEIYVTSN comes from the coding sequence TTGATAGACGAAAAGGAATTCATACAACAGTTACTTGATCCTAAAACGCAAAATATTGCGTTTCAAAAACTCTTGTCTGAATATCAAAAACCTTTGTATTCTCATATTCGAAACATTGTTTTGAATCATGATGATACTGACGATGTTTTGCAGAATACATTTGTAAAAGTGTATCAATATCTAAAAAACTTTAAAGGAGAAAGTAAACTTTTTTCCTGGATGTATCGAATTGCCACTAATGAAGCCTTGACTTTTTTGAATCAAAAGGCAAAATTAAATGGTATAACATCTGAAGCGTTACAAAATAAAACCATCGACAACTTGAAAGCCGATGTCTATTTTGATGGTGATGAAATTCAAATAAAACTTCAAAAAGCGATAATTACCTTGCCCGAAAAGCAACAATTGGTTTTTAAAATGAAGTATTTTGAAGAATTAAAATACGAAGAAATAGCAGAAATTTTAGGAACTTCAGTAGGCGCTTTAAAAGCTTCTTATCATCATGCTGTAAAAAAAATTGAAATATATGTTACATCAAATTAA
- a CDS encoding transcriptional regulator, with protein sequence MKILKYLFLLLLLSLVALTVFVATQKGIFSVERSKVINSPKATVYNYVNDFRNYEDFESWSVEDPSIKMTFPNKTSGNGASFYFASPDGAGNVITLKTKEGESIQQKMKYDGTEADVNWTLKDTLAGKTKVTWKGTGTMSFLFKIYTALNGGSDKVIGTIYEKSLANIDKNLDFETKTYAIKVNGVVKKTETPYIKQTFTSEISKVNKNARVVIPKLIEFSKNNGLATNGKPFIIYHTYDTTTGLAKISICLPTSREITTTSGSDILGGKLNGFEAVKTTLTGDYSHTNEAIAKTTAYINNEKIFPDLSWSHLEILTISKLDVKSPSKLMTEIYFPTKPKVVPVVKVPVYTPQQTTTEPAKPKPAATPAAKTPEEESEF encoded by the coding sequence ATGAAGATTCTAAAATATTTATTTCTTTTATTATTATTAAGCTTAGTTGCTCTCACTGTTTTTGTCGCTACCCAAAAAGGGATTTTTTCCGTAGAAAGAAGCAAGGTGATTAATTCGCCAAAAGCGACTGTGTATAACTATGTAAATGATTTTAGAAATTATGAAGATTTTGAATCTTGGTCTGTAGAAGATCCTTCGATAAAAATGACGTTTCCAAATAAAACTTCCGGAAATGGAGCTTCGTTTTATTTTGCAAGTCCAGATGGTGCAGGAAATGTAATTACGCTTAAAACTAAAGAAGGCGAAAGTATTCAGCAAAAAATGAAATACGACGGAACTGAAGCTGATGTAAACTGGACTCTTAAAGATACTCTTGCCGGAAAAACAAAAGTTACCTGGAAAGGAACAGGAACAATGAGTTTTCTTTTCAAAATTTATACGGCTTTAAACGGAGGTTCTGATAAAGTTATTGGAACTATCTACGAAAAAAGCCTTGCAAACATTGACAAAAACTTAGATTTCGAAACAAAAACTTATGCTATAAAAGTAAATGGTGTTGTTAAGAAAACTGAAACTCCTTATATCAAACAAACTTTTACAAGTGAAATTTCGAAAGTAAATAAAAATGCCCGCGTTGTAATTCCGAAACTTATTGAGTTCAGTAAAAACAATGGTTTAGCAACAAACGGAAAGCCTTTTATTATTTACCATACTTATGACACAACAACCGGATTGGCAAAAATCTCGATTTGTTTACCAACAAGCAGAGAAATTACAACAACTTCTGGAAGTGATATTTTAGGCGGAAAATTAAATGGTTTTGAAGCTGTGAAAACAACTTTAACCGGAGACTATTCACACACAAATGAAGCAATTGCAAAAACAACTGCTTATATCAATAACGAGAAAATCTTCCCGGATTTATCTTGGTCACATCTTGAAATTTTAACGATCAGTAAATTAGATGTAAAAAGTCCTTCTAAGTTAATGACGGAAATTTATTTCCCAACTAAACCAAAAGTCGTTCCTGTTGTAAAAGTTCCGGTATACACACCTCAACAAACTACTACAGAACCTGCAAAACCAAAACCTGCAGCAACTCCAGCCGCAAAAACTCCTGAAGAAGAATCTGAATTTTAA
- a CDS encoding oxidoreductase has product MKKVLLFCGAFILFMSFKTLSDSDKRVFYSGFTSIQIDTLFQDKISIRAISIDKNKIWYGADNSRFGYYDLDKKEKFEEHIYRDTLKLEFRSIAQTSKDIFLLSVGNPALLYSVSKKTNKVKLVYKEVNPKIFYDSMQFWNDKEGIAIGDPTEDTFSIIVTRDGGETWTKILSDKLPTNATGEAAFAASNTNIVIQGDDTWLVSGGKKARVFYSPDKAKTWKVVETPIVHGKTMTGIFTADFYDSKNGFIAGGDYESPNKKSDNKAFTKDGGKTWQLIGQEMGFGYASCVQYVPGGNGKEIVCVGSEGIQYSQNGGQNWTQLSTDSKLFTLRFVNRNLAIAAGHNKVVRLRFK; this is encoded by the coding sequence ATGAAAAAAGTATTATTGTTTTGTGGCGCTTTTATTTTATTTATGTCTTTTAAAACGTTGAGCGATAGTGATAAAAGAGTATTTTATAGTGGTTTCACCTCAATACAAATTGATACTTTATTTCAGGATAAAATCAGTATTAGAGCAATATCAATAGATAAAAATAAAATTTGGTATGGAGCTGATAATTCCCGTTTTGGATACTATGATTTAGATAAAAAAGAGAAATTCGAAGAGCATATTTATCGCGATACTTTAAAATTAGAGTTCAGAAGTATAGCTCAAACTTCAAAAGATATTTTCTTATTAAGCGTTGGTAATCCGGCGTTACTTTATTCTGTTTCTAAAAAAACAAATAAAGTAAAACTCGTTTATAAAGAAGTGAATCCAAAAATATTTTACGATAGTATGCAATTTTGGAATGATAAAGAAGGAATCGCAATTGGAGATCCAACCGAAGACACTTTTTCGATTATTGTAACTCGCGATGGAGGCGAAACATGGACTAAAATTTTGTCTGATAAATTACCGACAAATGCAACAGGCGAAGCAGCTTTTGCGGCCAGTAATACAAACATTGTTATACAAGGAGATGATACATGGTTAGTTTCGGGTGGAAAAAAAGCGCGTGTTTTTTATTCGCCGGATAAAGCAAAAACATGGAAAGTAGTTGAAACACCAATTGTTCACGGTAAAACAATGACTGGTATTTTTACAGCAGATTTTTACGATTCAAAAAATGGATTTATTGCCGGTGGTGATTATGAATCTCCAAACAAAAAATCAGATAATAAAGCTTTTACTAAAGATGGCGGAAAGACCTGGCAATTAATTGGTCAGGAAATGGGATTTGGTTACGCGTCATGTGTTCAATATGTTCCGGGCGGAAATGGTAAAGAAATTGTTTGCGTAGGATCTGAAGGAATACAATATTCTCAAAATGGTGGACAAAACTGGACGCAATTGTCTACAGATTCAAAACTCTTCACACTTCGTTTTGTAAATAGAAACCTTGCGATTGCTGCAGGTCATAATAAAGTAGTAAGACTTCGTTTCAAATAG
- a CDS encoding AMP-binding protein — protein sequence MPNLTHKNVHNYFKLNGYHLNGKDLCTVGYSYIKEGDVYERAIGEFLLDWFDDKDYIEMTTSGTTGLAKLVRLEKQAMIQSALATGDFFGLEPGNKALLCLPVQFIAGKMMLVRSLILGLELDVVSPSTEPLANNSTKYDFVAMVPLQVQNSIEGLKNVKKLIIGGAKMDSSLEEKLLPLKTEIYETYGMTETITHIAAKKVGDSVFSILPNVKIAKDDRDCLVITIASISDEPIVTNDLVELVNENQFIFLGRIDNVINSGGVKLIPEQIEAKLIGKIDARFFVTGIPDTVLGEKLILVIEGEKQEFASDFFDVLGKFEKPKEIVFVPKFKENENGKLLRKPSLA from the coding sequence ATGCCAAACTTAACACATAAAAATGTACATAATTATTTCAAGCTAAATGGTTATCATTTAAACGGAAAAGATTTATGTACGGTAGGATATAGTTACATCAAAGAAGGTGATGTTTATGAAAGAGCCATCGGTGAATTTTTGCTGGATTGGTTTGATGATAAAGATTATATCGAAATGACTACTTCGGGAACAACCGGACTTGCTAAATTAGTTCGTTTAGAAAAACAAGCGATGATTCAGTCTGCTTTAGCTACGGGAGATTTCTTTGGTTTAGAACCAGGAAATAAAGCTTTATTATGCTTGCCGGTTCAGTTTATTGCCGGAAAAATGATGCTGGTTCGAAGCTTGATTTTAGGTTTGGAGCTTGATGTTGTTTCGCCGAGTACAGAGCCACTAGCGAATAATTCGACAAAATATGATTTTGTAGCAATGGTGCCTTTGCAAGTTCAAAATTCAATTGAAGGTTTGAAAAATGTAAAGAAACTGATTATTGGTGGAGCCAAAATGGACAGTTCTCTTGAAGAGAAACTTTTACCATTAAAAACCGAAATCTACGAGACATACGGAATGACCGAAACTATTACGCATATTGCTGCCAAAAAAGTAGGCGATAGTGTATTTTCGATTTTGCCAAATGTAAAAATTGCTAAAGACGATCGCGATTGTTTAGTAATTACTATTGCTTCGATTTCTGATGAGCCAATTGTTACGAATGATCTTGTAGAATTAGTAAATGAGAATCAATTTATCTTCTTGGGAAGAATCGATAATGTAATTAATAGTGGAGGAGTGAAGCTGATTCCGGAGCAAATCGAAGCAAAGCTGATTGGAAAAATTGATGCCAGATTTTTTGTAACCGGAATTCCGGATACTGTTTTAGGCGAAAAATTAATTCTGGTTATCGAAGGTGAAAAACAAGAATTTGCATCTGACTTTTTTGATGTTCTTGGGAAATTTGAAAAACCAAAAGAAATTGTTTTTGTTCCAAAGTTTAAAGAGAACGAAAATGGGAAGTTATTGCGTAAGCCTAGCTTGGCGTAG
- a CDS encoding KUP/HAK/KT family potassium transporter: MSASHKNLHSKLSIGGLLITLGIIYGDIGTSPLYVMKAILGDYAINADIVLGGISCVFWTLTLQTTIKYVLITLSADNHGEGGIFALYALVKKTKIQWLIVPAIIGGSALLADGIITPPISISSAVEGIRAFYPTMETETIVYIVIGILFVLFTIQQFGTKLVGKFFAPMMLIWFAMLGTLGALQIMSHPEVVKAINPYYAYHLLSIHPDGFFVLGFVFLCTTGAEALYSDMGHCGRKNIRISWIFVKTTLVLNYFGQAAYLIHHEGSTLQQLGGENGNPFYLIMPHWFLPFGIVVATLAAVIASQALISGSFTLINEAMRLNFWPKVKIKYPTEVKGQLYIPSINWLLFFGCVGIVLHFQKSGNMEHAYGLAIILCMIMTTILLNYYLIMKRVKLYLMVPLITIYLLIEFSFLFANITKFAEGGYVTLIIAILLISIMTIWYLAKKINKSYTKIIKIDDYKKVLMELSEDLSIPKYATHLVYMTNANRVDELEEKVIYSILQKRPKRADIYWFVHVNILTEPYKTQYKVTEIAKDDIYRIDFNLGFREPTKINLMFREVIRDMVKRGEVDITSRYESLNKNNIIGDFKFVLSEKFLSNDNDLRWHENIIMNSYFFIKKLSLSEERAFGLDSSSVKIEKFPMVLHAPENIGLTRIIK, encoded by the coding sequence ATGAGCGCATCGCATAAAAACTTACATAGTAAGTTGTCTATAGGGGGTTTATTGATAACATTGGGAATTATTTATGGAGATATTGGTACTTCTCCGTTATATGTAATGAAAGCCATACTTGGCGATTATGCAATTAATGCCGATATTGTTTTAGGTGGTATTTCTTGTGTTTTCTGGACATTGACTTTACAAACTACAATTAAGTACGTACTTATTACCTTAAGTGCCGACAATCATGGTGAAGGTGGAATTTTTGCTCTTTATGCTTTAGTTAAAAAAACAAAGATTCAGTGGCTCATTGTGCCCGCCATTATTGGAGGAAGCGCCTTACTTGCGGACGGAATTATAACGCCGCCAATCTCAATTTCATCTGCTGTAGAAGGTATTAGAGCTTTCTATCCAACGATGGAAACTGAGACAATTGTCTATATTGTTATCGGGATTTTATTTGTTTTATTCACCATTCAACAATTTGGAACTAAACTAGTTGGTAAGTTTTTCGCACCAATGATGTTAATCTGGTTTGCCATGTTGGGAACATTGGGTGCTCTTCAAATTATGAGTCATCCTGAGGTTGTAAAAGCGATTAATCCTTACTACGCTTATCATTTATTATCGATACATCCTGATGGATTTTTCGTTCTTGGTTTTGTCTTTTTATGTACAACAGGAGCTGAAGCTTTGTACTCAGACATGGGACACTGCGGAAGAAAAAACATTAGAATTAGCTGGATTTTTGTAAAAACTACTTTAGTATTAAACTACTTTGGTCAGGCTGCTTATTTAATTCACCACGAAGGAAGCACATTGCAACAATTAGGTGGAGAAAATGGAAATCCATTTTACCTGATTATGCCACATTGGTTTTTACCATTTGGAATCGTAGTTGCAACTCTTGCTGCCGTAATTGCTTCTCAAGCGCTTATCAGTGGATCATTTACTTTGATCAACGAAGCAATGCGTTTGAATTTCTGGCCGAAAGTAAAAATCAAATATCCTACTGAAGTAAAAGGACAATTATATATTCCGTCAATTAACTGGTTATTATTCTTTGGTTGTGTTGGAATTGTTTTACACTTTCAGAAATCAGGAAATATGGAGCACGCTTATGGTCTTGCAATCATTTTGTGTATGATCATGACTACGATTTTACTTAATTATTATTTAATAATGAAAAGAGTAAAACTGTATTTAATGGTTCCGCTTATCACTATTTATTTATTGATTGAGTTCAGTTTCTTGTTTGCAAATATTACAAAGTTTGCCGAAGGTGGTTACGTAACATTAATCATTGCAATACTTTTGATTTCGATTATGACGATTTGGTATTTAGCTAAGAAAATCAACAAAAGCTATACTAAAATCATCAAAATTGACGATTATAAAAAAGTATTAATGGAGTTAAGCGAAGACTTATCTATCCCGAAATATGCAACACATTTGGTTTATATGACCAATGCAAATCGTGTTGATGAACTGGAGGAAAAAGTTATTTATTCGATTTTACAAAAGCGTCCAAAAAGAGCTGATATTTACTGGTTTGTACACGTAAACATTCTTACAGAACCTTATAAAACACAATATAAAGTTACTGAAATTGCAAAAGACGATATCTACAGAATCGATTTTAACTTAGGATTCAGAGAACCTACAAAAATCAATTTGATGTTTAGAGAAGTAATTCGTGATATGGTAAAACGTGGCGAAGTAGATATTACGAGCCGTTACGAATCTTTGAACAAAAACAATATTATTGGCGATTTCAAATTTGTATTGTCTGAGAAATTCTTATCAAATGATAACGATTTAAGATGGCACGAAAATATTATCATGAACTCTTATTTCTTTATCAAGAAACTGAGTTTATCTGAAGAAAGAGCTTTTGGTTTAGATAGTAGTTCGGTTAAAATAGAGAAATTCCCAATGGTGCTTCACGCTCCGGAAAACATCGGATTAACCAGAATTATAAAATAA
- the arsC gene encoding arsenate reductase (glutaredoxin) (This arsenate reductase requires both glutathione and glutaredoxin to convert arsenate to arsenite, after which the efflux transporter formed by ArsA and ArsB can extrude the arsenite from the cell, providing resistance.) has translation MIQVYHNPRCGKSRNCLAFIEQTNQKYEIIPYLTETPTFNELKDLLGKLNLDPIQLVRIKEKIWIENYKGKELTNDEIIQAMIDNPILIERPIVIKDGKAIIGRDLDNVAAFLE, from the coding sequence ATGATACAAGTTTACCATAATCCACGTTGCGGAAAATCAAGAAATTGTTTGGCATTTATCGAACAAACCAATCAAAAATATGAGATTATTCCTTATTTAACAGAGACTCCAACTTTTAATGAACTAAAAGATTTACTTGGAAAATTAAATTTAGATCCGATTCAATTAGTTCGAATAAAAGAAAAAATCTGGATCGAAAATTATAAAGGAAAAGAATTGACAAACGATGAAATCATTCAGGCAATGATCGATAATCCTATTTTGATCGAACGTCCAATTGTAATCAAAGACGGAAAAGCCATTATTGGAAGAGATTTAGATAATGTTGCTGCTTTTTTAGAATAG
- a CDS encoding methyltransferase domain-containing protein, translating into MRLHRNLVYTTIDSLNAIFNEGEYADKVVARALKKDKRWGSSDRKFVAETIYEIVRWKRLYAEIAEVKEPFDRDNLWRMFAVWAVLRGYPIPDWRQLEGTPERKIKGRFDELSKVRALKESIPDWMDELGVKELGEKVWSTEIAAQNQPAKVILRTNTLKGTKESLRNTLMDLNIETEYLKDQPEALVLKERANVFLTDAFKQGLFEVQDANSQLVAGFLDVKPGMRVVDTCAGAGGKTLHIASLMENKGQLIAMDLYESKLKQLKLRAKRNGAFNIEYRIIDTTKVIKKLHEKADRVLIDAPCSGLGVLKRNPDAKWKLQPEFIDNIRKVQAEVLESYSKIVKPGGKLVYATCSVLPSENQEQVEKFLKTEIGKQFTFIKDRKILASESGFDGFYMALLERKNAVIAE; encoded by the coding sequence ATGAGATTACACAGAAATTTAGTTTATACTACCATCGATTCTTTAAATGCAATTTTCAATGAAGGAGAATATGCAGATAAAGTGGTAGCTAGAGCCTTAAAAAAAGACAAACGTTGGGGAAGTTCTGACAGGAAGTTTGTTGCTGAAACGATATACGAAATTGTTCGTTGGAAACGATTATATGCAGAAATTGCCGAAGTAAAAGAACCTTTCGATAGAGATAATTTATGGAGAATGTTCGCAGTTTGGGCAGTTTTAAGAGGATATCCAATTCCCGATTGGAGACAATTAGAAGGAACTCCTGAAAGAAAAATTAAAGGACGTTTTGACGAACTTTCTAAAGTCAGAGCTCTTAAAGAATCTATTCCGGATTGGATGGATGAATTGGGTGTAAAAGAATTAGGAGAAAAAGTTTGGTCGACAGAAATTGCAGCTCAAAACCAACCTGCTAAAGTTATTTTAAGAACAAATACTCTTAAAGGAACTAAAGAAAGTTTGAGAAACACGTTGATGGATTTGAATATTGAAACAGAATATTTGAAAGATCAGCCTGAAGCTTTAGTTTTAAAAGAAAGAGCAAATGTATTTTTGACGGACGCTTTTAAACAAGGACTTTTTGAAGTTCAGGATGCAAACTCACAATTGGTTGCCGGTTTTCTTGATGTAAAACCAGGAATGCGTGTTGTTGATACTTGCGCCGGAGCCGGAGGAAAAACGTTGCACATTGCTTCTTTGATGGAAAACAAAGGACAATTGATTGCAATGGATTTATACGAAAGCAAACTGAAACAATTGAAATTAAGAGCAAAAAGAAATGGCGCTTTTAATATTGAATATCGTATTATCGACACCACAAAAGTGATCAAAAAATTACACGAGAAAGCGGATCGTGTTTTAATTGATGCGCCTTGTAGTGGTTTAGGAGTTCTTAAAAGAAATCCTGATGCAAAATGGAAATTACAACCTGAATTTATTGATAACATTCGTAAAGTACAAGCTGAAGTTTTAGAAAGCTATTCTAAAATTGTAAAACCAGGTGGAAAATTGGTTTATGCAACTTGTTCGGTTTTACCATCTGAAAACCAAGAACAAGTAGAAAAGTTCTTAAAAACTGAAATCGGAAAACAATTTACATTCATTAAAGATCGTAAAATTCTAGCTTCTGAATCTGGTTTCGACGGATTCTACATGGCATTATTGGAAAGAAAAAATGCTGTGATTGCTGAATAA